A genomic region of Conger conger chromosome 6, fConCon1.1, whole genome shotgun sequence contains the following coding sequences:
- the pcm1 gene encoding pericentriolar material 1 protein isoform X4, whose protein sequence is MATGGTPFDNCRDDQDLPNWAVSNGSLEDRLNNMDWGTQQKANRPSEKNRKKCGTAVESRVTNDISPESTPGAGRRRARTPHSFPHVKYSTQMSVPDQAELERLRQRINFTDLDERSIGSDSQGRVTAANNQRQLADDKKAFNFLPLHVNTNKSKESSVPAPPAAVPLSASRGAKKQALVLDLGACDLSKAGRAERGAGDHGRGELGIDSSQGWTRLAGTKEEEEEELENLRRQQELLKKMLMQQEQLRALRGQQEALMAMQSQAPRTGAVLDDTVVTETTGSVSGLSITAELNDELNYLIQRFHNQLHDTQTKVVPDNRRQAESLSLAREVSRVRPLPPTRPQHAPASVSSARLTKLQELQDKKETMDKILEELHTLRDHTLNNRSYGVMSGLGQRGPEQRELVPGGSVERPSALNRELNGRVGVVIRHDSASSYREPQPEDSANPPDKLRKLKEVHKRLNELRELVQYYEQSSDMMADTVNENVKDEDDDTEAMFDSEQENPEPVTKIRNPRHAGNWVDTSGATSSHRTNNQDGRLNTNCEINNRSAANLRSLNFRSTIECQYNRYHTYNEPKDGSEDEEVEEEDEREGLVDEEEVQEPGPGNEASGSSRRSSLGGGDPELVQKVRRLQTAKQKLRQLQELVAMVQSDDTDATTANEEEGPVQQPNNARAPVPKPQRDPSATEAAREKFYQAKLKQQQRELGRLQEERQRLTEIQGKIHDLQWACPDLQSSLSSTMSQQDPRKPPEVPSTPSAGANGPAPLSTEELVPENELFSEIRRHQVLREELRHRRKQLEGLMAEQQRRTQLPDSACGAPPLPTPQPLSRDERTMATWGGSTPRHLEDEDCYPSETGAEEEEEEEEEEADSSSSEDLPLYTSRTQASFSGHKSNESGPKASNPYPAGAAAGPASSGRGRQQGGAGGRRQENMHWAWARSPPEVQQHWQDQVTQLHKQLQFSTSMCQTLLHDQQSLSCLLQSLLSTPYSVIPSNVGSPQVHLVMHQLNQCYTQLAWQQNNVQRLKQLLNELLLQQQQAQPGQQSARPASPGAFVPPFPMGLPGLAGFSPVPTGLGFSPMFAPDFGQTAVPQPGAQQQMDHNSSARTEYMSFPQPPPPPPPPQERTAAGAADKRTQKEGEGGVQAGAGRPNAARAVRGEQPPVLHRTPDREDEGSPSPLPRSGRTRLFHPESLESLSSLPDPIDPTTITRTFRCGRKASAQASLATRDKTPTTKRKRSKGHARNAGDLTADCGPGPSGQGTDSVSSASEYQDRPLRTKQREQKRLLDRLTQEKLDSKVKVRHAHEPSSALAWSAPLHSSRNTCTEAADASSDFSLFEALRETIYAEVASLISQNESRPHFLIELFHELQLLNSDYLRQRALYSLQDVVTRHLTDRDTASGLPHPLGPLAWATASNSELTPSEPTSRATSDTDVCEKTARNNLNPVRRQSSRDGGGNESAHSTSSNQEPFANDDLGDTVIHLDRALARMRESQQGSGEDTAPGVHEGAGDGSTCFGYASGDAQCPQVDTEQLDRQIKAIMTEVIPFLKEHMEEVCSPQLLGSVRSMVLSLLQRANESREFLRFLHRQLGRILKENLSRMMGRMLKECGEDLLVMISEILFNELAFFSLMQERAARKPETPALKHAHSEERKTVDGEESVSAVFSDEDKDKDEAKETAAQHHGDRDAGLLRAERRALSSCSSEQAEERQQEEEEELKAETGGIPASLQAWGSAPLTPEQPSLQGPVRASGNGRCDLDHAGGCDVTEVRVAQSEPVEVETPTLKVRRSLDLGDADGQAPQGEGDKEPAEKGSSPEGSEACSPDTDSPVIVNEDEVGSGNLSQKSDEDDFVKVEGVPLQLSTLCEAELRKRITEEQQNNNLSAEIISGNVDGLTGLVGNSQMLKEPETIGAQSA, encoded by the exons ATGGCAACCGGTGGAACACCGTTTGACAACTGTAGAGACGATCAAGATCTGCCCAACTGGGCTGTCAGTAACGGCAGCCTAGAAGACCGGTTAAACAATATG GACTGGGGCACACAACAGAAGGCCAACCGGCCCTCAGAGAAGAACCGAAAGAAGTGTGGCACGGCAGTGGAGAGTCGGGTGACCAATGACATCTCGCCAGAGTCCACCCCGGGGGCAGGGCGAAGGCGGGCCCGCACCCCACACTCCTTCCCCCATGTGAAGTACTCCACACAGATGTCTGTGCCAGACCAAGCTGAGCTGGAGAGACTCCGGCAGAGAATCAACTTCACCGATTTAGATGAG aGAAGCATCGGGAGTGATTCTCAGGGACGAGTCACGGCCGCAAACAACCAAAGACAGCTTGCCGATGACAAAAAGGCCTTCAACTTTTTACCGCTTCACgtgaacacaaacaaaagcaaGGAGTCCTCTGTccctgctcctccagctgcagTGCCTCTGTCTGCCAGCAGGGGTGCTAAAAAGCAGGCCCTGGTCTTGGACCTAGGAGCCTGTGATCTGAGTAAGGCGGGCCGGGCTGAGCGAGGAGCAGGGGACCATGGGAGAGGAGAGCTGGGGATCGACAGCAGCCAG GGCTGGACCAGGCTTGCGGGGacgaaggaggaggaagaggaggagctggagaatcTGCGCAGGCAGCAGGAGCTTCTGAAGAAGATGCTGatgcagcaggagcagctgcGTGCCCTGCGTGGCCAGCAGGAGGCGCTCATGGCCATGCAGAGTCAGGCCCCGCGCACGGGCGCGGTTCTGGATGACACGG TGGTAACAGAAACAACGGGCAGTGTTTCTGGATTGAGTATCACCGCAGAGCTGAATGACGAACTGAATTATTTAATACAGCGGTTCCACAACCAGCTTCATGACACACAG ACAAAGGTGGTTCCAGACAACCGGAGGCAAGCAGAGAGCCTGTCCCTGGCCAGGGAGGTCTCCAGAGTGCGGCCGCtgccccccacccgcccccagcATGCCCCTGCATCCGTGTCCAGCGCTCGACTCACCAAGCTCCAGGAGCTGCAGGACAAGAAGGAAACCATGGACAAaatcctggaggagctgcacaCTCTGAGAGACCACACGCTCAACAACCGATCCT ATGGAGTGATGTCTGGCCTGGGTCAGCGCGGGCCGGAGCAGAGGGAGCTGGTGCCTGGGGGCTCCGTGGAGCGGCCCTCAGCACTCAACAGGGAGCTGAATGGGCGTGTCGGCGTGGTCATCAGACACGACTCTGCCTCCTCCTACCGCGAGCCCCAGCCGGAGGACAGCGCCAACCCCCCAGATAAACTCAG GAAGCTGAAGGAGGTCCATAAGAGGCTGAACGAGCTGCGGGAGCTGGTGCAGTACTACGAGCAGTCGTCCGACATGATGGCCGACACCGTGAACGAGAACGTCAAAGACGAGGACGATGACACCGAGGCCATGTTCGACTCCGAGCAGGAGAACCCCGAGCCAGTTACCAAAATAAG AAACCCTCGGCATGCTGGGAACTGGGTGGACACGAGTGGCGCGACCAGCTCTCACAGGACCAACAACCAGGACGGGAGGCTGAACACAAACTGCGAGATCAACAACCGCTCAGCTGCCAACCTGAGGAGCCTAAACTTCCGCTCCACCATCG AGTGCCAGTACAACAGGTACCACACCTACAACGAGCCCAAAGATGGCAGCGAAGACgaggaagtggaggaggaggatgagagggaagGGCTGGTGGATgaagaggaggtgcaggagccGGGGCCCGGCAACGAGGCGTCGGGTTCGAGCCGCCGGAGCAGCCTGGGAGGGGGGGATCCTGAGCTGGTGCAGAAGGTCCGCCGCCTCCAGACCGCCAAACAGAAGCTGAGGCAGCTGCAGGAGCTGGTCGCCATGGTGCAG AGCGACGATACGGACGCCACCACAGCTAACGAGGAGGAGGGGCCAGTCCAGCAGCCCAACAACGCGCGGGCACCCGTCCCCAAACCCCAGCGGGACCCGTCTGCGACCGAGGCTGCCAG GGAGAAGTTCTATCAGGCCAAGctgaagcagcagcagcgggAGCTGGGcaggctgcaggaggagagacagCGCCTCACTGAGATCCAGGGAAAGATCCACGACCTGCAGTGGGCCTGCCCTGACTTACAG TCTTCCTTGTCCAGCACGATGAGTCAGCAGGACCCCAGGAAGCCCCCTGAGGTACCATCGACCCCCAGCGCCGGCGCTAACGGACCGGCACCCCTCTCCACAGAGGAGCTCGTCCCTGAAAACGAG CTCTTCTCAGAGATTCGGCGGCACCAGGTCCTGCGGGAGGAGCTGAGGCACCGGAGGAAGCAGCTGGAGGGCCTGATGGCCGAGCAGCAGAGGCGGACCCAGCTGCCGGACTCCGCCTGTGGGGCCCCGCCCCTGCCCACCCCGCAGCCACTGAGCAGGGACGAGAG GACCATGGCCACGTGGGGCGGGTCCACACCCCGCCACCTAGAGGATGAGGACTGCTACCCCTCGGAGACGGGggctgaggaggaagaggaggaagaggaagaggaggcagaTTCCAGCTCCAGCGAGGACCTGCCCCTGTACACCAGTCGGACCCAGGCCTCCTTCAGCGGGCACAAGTCCAATgagag TGGTCCGAAGGCCTCAAACCCGTACCCAGCTGGCGCTGCGGCGGGCCCCGCCTCCAGCGGGCGGGGCAGGCAGCAGGGCGGAGCCGGGGGGCGGAGGCAGGAGAACATGCACTGGGCCTGGGCACGCTCCCCTCCGGAGGTGCAGCAGCACTGGCAGGATCAGGTGACCCAGCTGCACAAACAGCTGCAGTTCAGCACCTCCATGTGCCAGACTCTCCTGCACGACCAGCAG tctCTGTCCTGTTTGCTGCagtctctcctctccactccgtACAGCGTGATCCCCAGCAACGTGGGCTCTCCGCAGGTGCACCTGGTCATGCACCAGCTCAACCAGTGCTACACACAGTTGGCGTGGCAACAGAACAACGTACAGAG GTTGAAGCAGCTGCTGAACGAGCTGctcctccagcagcagcaggcccagCCCGGACAGCAGAGCGCCCGCCCTGCCTCCCCCGGAGCGTTCGTCCCGCCCTTCCCCATGGGCCTGCCCGGACTGGCCGGATTCTCTCCCGTCCCCACCG GGCTGGGGTTTAGCCCCATGTTCGCTCCTGATTTTGGGCAgactgcagtcccccagcccgGTGCCCAACAGCAGATGGACCACAACTCTTCAGCGAGGACGGAGTACATGAGCTtcccccagccccctccccctcctccacccccccaggAACGGACCGCTGCCGGTGCAGCTGACAAACG gacacagaaagagggagagggaggggtgcagGCAGGCGCGGGGCGGCCTAACGCAGCCCGAGCCGTGAGGGGGGAGCAGCCCCCCGTCCTGCACAGGACTCCTGACCGGGAGGACGAGGGGTcgccctcccccctgccccgcaGCGGCAGGACCCGGCTGTTCCACCCGGAGTCCCTGGAGAGTCTGAGCAGCCTGCCGGACCCCATCGACCCGACCACCATCACCAGAACCTTCCGGTGCGGCAGGAAGGCCTCGGCCCAGGCCAGCCTGGCTACACGAGACAAGACCCCCACcaccaagaggaagaggagcaagGGACACGCCCGAAACGCAG GGGACCTTACAGCAGATTGCGGGCCTGGTCCCTCAGGCCAGGGGACAGACAGCGTGTCCAGCGCCAGCGAGTATCAGGACCGCCCTCTGCGCACCAAGCAGAGGGAACAGAAGCGTCTGCTAGACAGACTGACCCAGGAGAAACTGGACAGCAAGGTCAAAGTGAGACACGCCCATGAGCCATCCTCAG CGTTGGCTTGGAGCGCACCACTCCACTCTAGCAGAAACACATGCACTGAAGCAGCAG ATGCCAGCAGTGACTTCTCCCTGTTCGAGGCCTTGCGAGAGACCATATATGCAGAAGTGGCTTCCCTCATCTCCCAGAACGAATCCAGACCGCATTTCCTCATCGAGCTCTTCCACGAGCTCCAGCTGCTGAACAGTGATTACCTGCGTCAGCGGGCCCTCTACTCTCTGCAG GACGTGGTCACCAGGCACCTGACTGACAGGGACACGGCCAGTGGGTTGCCTCACCCTCTGGGTCCCCTGGCCTGGGCCACCGCCTCCAACTCTGAGCTCACGCCCAGCGAGCCAACCAGCAGGGCCACCAGCGACACG GATGTTTGTGAGAAGACCGCTAGGAACAACCTGAACCCCGTCAGAAGGCAGAGCAGCAGAGATGGCGGGGGCAACGAGAGCGCCCACTCCACCTCCTCCAACCAGGAGCCCTTTGCCAACGACGATTTGG GGGACACTGTAATCCACCTGGATCGGGCGCTGGCGAGGATGAGGGAGAGCCAGCAGGGCAGTGGGGAAGACACCGCGCCAGGGGTGCACGAAG GTGCTGGTGATGGGTCCACCTGTTTTGGATATGCGTCAGGGGATGCCCAGTGTCCACAGGTCGACACCGAGCAGCTGGACAGGCAGATCAAAGCCATCATGACTGAGGTTATACCGTTCCTAAAG GAGCACATGGAGGAGGTGTGCTCCCCGCAGCTCCTGGGCTCAGTCCGGAGCATGGTGCTGTCGCTGCTGCAGCGGGCCAATGAGAGCAGGGAGTTCCTCCGCTTCCTCCACCGACAGCTGGGCCGTATCCTGAAG GAGAACCTGAGCAGGATGATGGGTAGGATGCTGAAGGAGTGCGGAGAGGACCTGCTGGTGATGATCTCGGAGATCCTGTTCAACGAGCTGGCCTTCTTCAGCCTCATGCAGGAGAGAGCTGCCAGGAAGCCCGAAACCCCAGCCCTGAAACACGCTCACTCTGAG GAGAGGAAAACTGTTGATGGCGAAGAGTCCGTTTCTGCTGTGTTTAGTGATGAAGATAAA GACAAAGACGAGGCCAAAGAGACAGCAGCTCAGCACCATGGTGACAGAGACGCAG GCCTGTTAAGAGCAGAGAGGCGGGCACTGAGTAGCTGCAGCAGTGAGCAGGCGGAGGAGCggcagcaggaggaagaggaggagctgaAGGCTGAGACTGGGGGTATCCCCGCCTCCCTACAGGCTTGGGGCAGTGCTCCTCTCACACCTGAGCAG CCGTCACTCCAGGGACCAGTAAGGGCGTCTGGAAATGGAAGGTGTGACCTGGATCATGCTGGAGGCTGTGATG TAACTGAAGTGAGAGTGGCCCAGTCTGAGCCCGTGGAGGTGGAGACTCCCACGCTGAAGGTGAGGAGGAGCCTGGACCTGGGAGATGCTGATGGCCAGGCCCCCCAGGGGGAGGGAGACAAAGAGCCTGCTGAGAAAGGGTCTTCTCCCGAGGGTTCGGAGGCCTGCAGCCCTGACACGGACTCTCCCGTCATCGTCAATGAGGAC GAGGTTGGGTCTGGGAATTTGAGCCAGAAGTCAGATGAAGATGATTTTGTGAAAGTGGAAGGTGTACCCCTGCAGCTCTCTACTCTGTGTGAG GCTGAACTTCGGAAGAGAATCACAGAAGAGCAGCAGAATAATAATCTTTCTGCAGAGATCATCAGTGGGAATGTCGATGGGCTGACAGGACTTGTTGGCAACTCTCAAATGCTCAAAGAGCCAG AAACGATTGGAGCACAAAGTGCATGA
- the pcm1 gene encoding pericentriolar material 1 protein isoform X5, whose protein sequence is MATGGTPFDNCRDDQDLPNWAVSNGSLEDRLNNMDWGTQQKANRPSEKNRKKCGTAVESRVTNDISPESTPGAGRRRARTPHSFPHVKYSTQMSVPDQAELERLRQRINFTDLDERSIGSDSQGRVTAANNQRQLADDKKAFNFLPLHVNTNKSKESSVPAPPAAVPLSASRGAKKQALVLDLGACDLSKAGRAERGAGDHGRGELGIDSSQVVSKLVQIREYIGKASTIRDDLVEKNDIPANVERLSHLIVHLKEQEKSYLRYLQKMLAGQKDRDEVRAVDLEAGLASVAESVSLNAEAQPEGSAAGWTRLAGTKEEEEEELENLRRQQELLKKMLMQQEQLRALRGQQEALMAMQSQAPRTGAVLDDTVVTETTGSVSGLSITAELNDELNYLIQRFHNQLHDTQTKVVPDNRRQAESLSLAREVSRVRPLPPTRPQHAPASVSSARLTKLQELQDKKETMDKILEELHTLRDHTLNNRSYGVMSGLGQRGPEQRELVPGGSVERPSALNRELNGRVGVVIRHDSASSYREPQPEDSANPPDKLRKLKEVHKRLNELRELVQYYEQSSDMMADTVNENVKDEDDDTEAMFDSEQENPEPVTKIRNPRHAGNWVDTSGATSSHRTNNQDGRLNTNCEINNRSAANLRSLNFRSTIECQYNRYHTYNEPKDGSEDEEVEEEDEREGLVDEEEVQEPGPGNEASGSSRRSSLGGGDPELVQKVRRLQTAKQKLRQLQELVAMVQSDDTDATTANEEEGPVQQPNNARAPVPKPQRDPSATEAAREKFYQAKLKQQQRELGRLQEERQRLTEIQGKIHDLQWACPDLQSSLSSTMSQQDPRKPPEVPSTPSAGANGPAPLSTEELVPENELFSEIRRHQVLREELRHRRKQLEGLMAEQQRRTQLPDSACGAPPLPTPQPLSRDERTMATWGGSTPRHLEDEDCYPSETGAEEEEEEEEEEADSSSSEDLPLYTSRTQASFSGHKSNESGPKASNPYPAGAAAGPASSGRGRQQGGAGGRRQENMHWAWARSPPEVQQHWQDQVTQLHKQLQFSTSMCQTLLHDQQSLSCLLQSLLSTPYSVIPSNVGSPQVHLVMHQLNQCYTQLAWQQNNVQRLKQLLNELLLQQQQAQPGQQSARPASPGAFVPPFPMGLPGLAGFSPVPTGLGFSPMFAPDFGQTAVPQPGAQQQMDHNSSARTEYMSFPQPPPPPPPPQERTAAGAADKRTQKEGEGGVQAGAGRPNAARAVRGEQPPVLHRTPDREDEGSPSPLPRSGRTRLFHPESLESLSSLPDPIDPTTITRTFRCGRKASAQASLATRDKTPTTKRKRSKGHARNAGDLTADCGPGPSGQGTDSVSSASEYQDRPLRTKQREQKRLLDRLTQEKLDSKVKVRHAHEPSSALAWSAPLHSSRNTCTEAADASSDFSLFEALRETIYAEVASLISQNESRPHFLIELFHELQLLNSDYLRQRALYSLQDVVTRHLTDRDTASGLPHPLGPLAWATASNSELTPSEPTSRATSDTDVCEKTARNNLNPVRRQSSRDGGGNESAHSTSSNQEPFANDDLGDTVIHLDRALARMRESQQGSGEDTAPGVHEGAGDGSTCFGYASGDAQCPQVDTEQLDRQIKAIMTEVIPFLKEHMEEVCSPQLLGSVRSMVLSLLQRANESREFLRFLHRQLGRILKIFNNIQHWGLWWPFQNQSFLEVLHG, encoded by the exons ATGGCAACCGGTGGAACACCGTTTGACAACTGTAGAGACGATCAAGATCTGCCCAACTGGGCTGTCAGTAACGGCAGCCTAGAAGACCGGTTAAACAATATG GACTGGGGCACACAACAGAAGGCCAACCGGCCCTCAGAGAAGAACCGAAAGAAGTGTGGCACGGCAGTGGAGAGTCGGGTGACCAATGACATCTCGCCAGAGTCCACCCCGGGGGCAGGGCGAAGGCGGGCCCGCACCCCACACTCCTTCCCCCATGTGAAGTACTCCACACAGATGTCTGTGCCAGACCAAGCTGAGCTGGAGAGACTCCGGCAGAGAATCAACTTCACCGATTTAGATGAG aGAAGCATCGGGAGTGATTCTCAGGGACGAGTCACGGCCGCAAACAACCAAAGACAGCTTGCCGATGACAAAAAGGCCTTCAACTTTTTACCGCTTCACgtgaacacaaacaaaagcaaGGAGTCCTCTGTccctgctcctccagctgcagTGCCTCTGTCTGCCAGCAGGGGTGCTAAAAAGCAGGCCCTGGTCTTGGACCTAGGAGCCTGTGATCTGAGTAAGGCGGGCCGGGCTGAGCGAGGAGCAGGGGACCATGGGAGAGGAGAGCTGGGGATCGACAGCAGCCAG GTTGTCAGCAAGCTTGTTCAGATTAGGGAGTATATTGGCAAGGCCAGCACCATAAGGGACGACCTGGTGGAGAAAAACGATATCCCTGCCAATGTTGAGCGTTTATCGCACCTAATAGTACACCTAAAGGAGCAGGAAAAGTCCTACTTGAGATACCTACAAAAGATGTTG GCCGGGCAGAAGGACAGAGATGAGGTCCGCGCCGTGGACTTGGAGGCAGGGTTGGCGTCCGTGGCCGAGAGCGTCTCCCTGAACGCGGAGGCGCAGCCCGAGGGCTCTGCTGCT GGCTGGACCAGGCTTGCGGGGacgaaggaggaggaagaggaggagctggagaatcTGCGCAGGCAGCAGGAGCTTCTGAAGAAGATGCTGatgcagcaggagcagctgcGTGCCCTGCGTGGCCAGCAGGAGGCGCTCATGGCCATGCAGAGTCAGGCCCCGCGCACGGGCGCGGTTCTGGATGACACGG TGGTAACAGAAACAACGGGCAGTGTTTCTGGATTGAGTATCACCGCAGAGCTGAATGACGAACTGAATTATTTAATACAGCGGTTCCACAACCAGCTTCATGACACACAG ACAAAGGTGGTTCCAGACAACCGGAGGCAAGCAGAGAGCCTGTCCCTGGCCAGGGAGGTCTCCAGAGTGCGGCCGCtgccccccacccgcccccagcATGCCCCTGCATCCGTGTCCAGCGCTCGACTCACCAAGCTCCAGGAGCTGCAGGACAAGAAGGAAACCATGGACAAaatcctggaggagctgcacaCTCTGAGAGACCACACGCTCAACAACCGATCCT ATGGAGTGATGTCTGGCCTGGGTCAGCGCGGGCCGGAGCAGAGGGAGCTGGTGCCTGGGGGCTCCGTGGAGCGGCCCTCAGCACTCAACAGGGAGCTGAATGGGCGTGTCGGCGTGGTCATCAGACACGACTCTGCCTCCTCCTACCGCGAGCCCCAGCCGGAGGACAGCGCCAACCCCCCAGATAAACTCAG GAAGCTGAAGGAGGTCCATAAGAGGCTGAACGAGCTGCGGGAGCTGGTGCAGTACTACGAGCAGTCGTCCGACATGATGGCCGACACCGTGAACGAGAACGTCAAAGACGAGGACGATGACACCGAGGCCATGTTCGACTCCGAGCAGGAGAACCCCGAGCCAGTTACCAAAATAAG AAACCCTCGGCATGCTGGGAACTGGGTGGACACGAGTGGCGCGACCAGCTCTCACAGGACCAACAACCAGGACGGGAGGCTGAACACAAACTGCGAGATCAACAACCGCTCAGCTGCCAACCTGAGGAGCCTAAACTTCCGCTCCACCATCG AGTGCCAGTACAACAGGTACCACACCTACAACGAGCCCAAAGATGGCAGCGAAGACgaggaagtggaggaggaggatgagagggaagGGCTGGTGGATgaagaggaggtgcaggagccGGGGCCCGGCAACGAGGCGTCGGGTTCGAGCCGCCGGAGCAGCCTGGGAGGGGGGGATCCTGAGCTGGTGCAGAAGGTCCGCCGCCTCCAGACCGCCAAACAGAAGCTGAGGCAGCTGCAGGAGCTGGTCGCCATGGTGCAG AGCGACGATACGGACGCCACCACAGCTAACGAGGAGGAGGGGCCAGTCCAGCAGCCCAACAACGCGCGGGCACCCGTCCCCAAACCCCAGCGGGACCCGTCTGCGACCGAGGCTGCCAG GGAGAAGTTCTATCAGGCCAAGctgaagcagcagcagcgggAGCTGGGcaggctgcaggaggagagacagCGCCTCACTGAGATCCAGGGAAAGATCCACGACCTGCAGTGGGCCTGCCCTGACTTACAG TCTTCCTTGTCCAGCACGATGAGTCAGCAGGACCCCAGGAAGCCCCCTGAGGTACCATCGACCCCCAGCGCCGGCGCTAACGGACCGGCACCCCTCTCCACAGAGGAGCTCGTCCCTGAAAACGAG CTCTTCTCAGAGATTCGGCGGCACCAGGTCCTGCGGGAGGAGCTGAGGCACCGGAGGAAGCAGCTGGAGGGCCTGATGGCCGAGCAGCAGAGGCGGACCCAGCTGCCGGACTCCGCCTGTGGGGCCCCGCCCCTGCCCACCCCGCAGCCACTGAGCAGGGACGAGAG GACCATGGCCACGTGGGGCGGGTCCACACCCCGCCACCTAGAGGATGAGGACTGCTACCCCTCGGAGACGGGggctgaggaggaagaggaggaagaggaagaggaggcagaTTCCAGCTCCAGCGAGGACCTGCCCCTGTACACCAGTCGGACCCAGGCCTCCTTCAGCGGGCACAAGTCCAATgagag TGGTCCGAAGGCCTCAAACCCGTACCCAGCTGGCGCTGCGGCGGGCCCCGCCTCCAGCGGGCGGGGCAGGCAGCAGGGCGGAGCCGGGGGGCGGAGGCAGGAGAACATGCACTGGGCCTGGGCACGCTCCCCTCCGGAGGTGCAGCAGCACTGGCAGGATCAGGTGACCCAGCTGCACAAACAGCTGCAGTTCAGCACCTCCATGTGCCAGACTCTCCTGCACGACCAGCAG tctCTGTCCTGTTTGCTGCagtctctcctctccactccgtACAGCGTGATCCCCAGCAACGTGGGCTCTCCGCAGGTGCACCTGGTCATGCACCAGCTCAACCAGTGCTACACACAGTTGGCGTGGCAACAGAACAACGTACAGAG GTTGAAGCAGCTGCTGAACGAGCTGctcctccagcagcagcaggcccagCCCGGACAGCAGAGCGCCCGCCCTGCCTCCCCCGGAGCGTTCGTCCCGCCCTTCCCCATGGGCCTGCCCGGACTGGCCGGATTCTCTCCCGTCCCCACCG GGCTGGGGTTTAGCCCCATGTTCGCTCCTGATTTTGGGCAgactgcagtcccccagcccgGTGCCCAACAGCAGATGGACCACAACTCTTCAGCGAGGACGGAGTACATGAGCTtcccccagccccctccccctcctccacccccccaggAACGGACCGCTGCCGGTGCAGCTGACAAACG gacacagaaagagggagagggaggggtgcagGCAGGCGCGGGGCGGCCTAACGCAGCCCGAGCCGTGAGGGGGGAGCAGCCCCCCGTCCTGCACAGGACTCCTGACCGGGAGGACGAGGGGTcgccctcccccctgccccgcaGCGGCAGGACCCGGCTGTTCCACCCGGAGTCCCTGGAGAGTCTGAGCAGCCTGCCGGACCCCATCGACCCGACCACCATCACCAGAACCTTCCGGTGCGGCAGGAAGGCCTCGGCCCAGGCCAGCCTGGCTACACGAGACAAGACCCCCACcaccaagaggaagaggagcaagGGACACGCCCGAAACGCAG GGGACCTTACAGCAGATTGCGGGCCTGGTCCCTCAGGCCAGGGGACAGACAGCGTGTCCAGCGCCAGCGAGTATCAGGACCGCCCTCTGCGCACCAAGCAGAGGGAACAGAAGCGTCTGCTAGACAGACTGACCCAGGAGAAACTGGACAGCAAGGTCAAAGTGAGACACGCCCATGAGCCATCCTCAG CGTTGGCTTGGAGCGCACCACTCCACTCTAGCAGAAACACATGCACTGAAGCAGCAG ATGCCAGCAGTGACTTCTCCCTGTTCGAGGCCTTGCGAGAGACCATATATGCAGAAGTGGCTTCCCTCATCTCCCAGAACGAATCCAGACCGCATTTCCTCATCGAGCTCTTCCACGAGCTCCAGCTGCTGAACAGTGATTACCTGCGTCAGCGGGCCCTCTACTCTCTGCAG GACGTGGTCACCAGGCACCTGACTGACAGGGACACGGCCAGTGGGTTGCCTCACCCTCTGGGTCCCCTGGCCTGGGCCACCGCCTCCAACTCTGAGCTCACGCCCAGCGAGCCAACCAGCAGGGCCACCAGCGACACG GATGTTTGTGAGAAGACCGCTAGGAACAACCTGAACCCCGTCAGAAGGCAGAGCAGCAGAGATGGCGGGGGCAACGAGAGCGCCCACTCCACCTCCTCCAACCAGGAGCCCTTTGCCAACGACGATTTGG GGGACACTGTAATCCACCTGGATCGGGCGCTGGCGAGGATGAGGGAGAGCCAGCAGGGCAGTGGGGAAGACACCGCGCCAGGGGTGCACGAAG GTGCTGGTGATGGGTCCACCTGTTTTGGATATGCGTCAGGGGATGCCCAGTGTCCACAGGTCGACACCGAGCAGCTGGACAGGCAGATCAAAGCCATCATGACTGAGGTTATACCGTTCCTAAAG GAGCACATGGAGGAGGTGTGCTCCCCGCAGCTCCTGGGCTCAGTCCGGAGCATGGTGCTGTCGCTGCTGCAGCGGGCCAATGAGAGCAGGGAGTTCCTCCGCTTCCTCCACCGACAGCTGGGCCGTATCCTGAAG attttcaataatattcaacactggggactgtggtggccattccaaaatcagtctttcctggaggtacttcatggttga